A DNA window from Phragmites australis chromosome 11, lpPhrAust1.1, whole genome shotgun sequence contains the following coding sequences:
- the LOC133884719 gene encoding RGG repeats nuclear RNA binding protein A-like isoform X1 encodes MATVNPFDILGAVDNDDPAQLLAAAAVAKQKAEAKKSAAVTAGKGAQPAPAKLPTKPAPPAQAVRDSRSGGAPSRGGFGRGERGRGRGGRGYGQNREFGSEGANGFQGGYGAGGGARAGGEEGAQDRERGPRPPYHGGGGRRGGYHEFGDDSERSPRRTYERHSGTGRGYEMKREGAGRGNWGTTSDEILAQETEEGLKLDEKAPVPEKQGALEDAPEAENKDNKDATMNEEEEKEEDKEMTLEEFEKIREEKRKALLALKTEERKVEVDKDLQSMQPLSTKKGNDDVFIKSGSDKDALKKKENAERDERAKKSLSINEFLKPAEGERYYGGRGRGRGRGDRGGFRGGYGGGNRAPPAAPAIQDQAEFPSLGGK; translated from the exons ATGGCGACCGTCAACCCCTTTGACATCCTGGGCGCCGTCGACAACGACGACCCCGCGCAGCTGCTGGCCGCTGCCGCGGTTGCGAAGCAAAAGGCCGAGGCCAAGAAGTCGGCGGCGGTGACCGCCGGAAAGGGCGCGCAGCCAGCCCCCGCCAAGTTGCCAACCAAGCCTGCTCCACCTGCGCAGGCCG TGAGGGACTCTCGCAGTGGTGGTGCACCCTCCCGTGGTGGATTCGGGCGCGGTGAACGTGGCCGTGGCAGAGGTGGGCGAGGGTACGGTCAGAACCGTGAGTTCGGCAGCGAAGGTGCGAATGGGTTTCAGGGAGGATACGGTGCTGGAGGTGGTGCCAGAGCTGGAGGTGAAGAAGGCGCCCAGGACAGGGAGAGGGGCCCTCGGCCACCCTACCATGGAGGCGGAGGCCGGCGGGGTGGGtaccatgagtttggtgatgaCTCTGAAAGGTCGCCTCGGAGGACCTATGAGCGCCATAGCGGTACTGGCCGTGGGTATGAAATGAAGCGCGAGGGTGCAGGCCGTGGGAACTGGGGAACTACCAGTGATGAAATTCTTGCACA GGAAACTGAGGAAGGCCTGAAGCTGGATGAGAAGGCCCCTGTTCCTGAGAAGCAGGGTGCACTGGAGGATGCTCCAGAGGCAGAGAACAAGGATAACAAGGATGCCACTATgaatgaggaagaagagaaggaagaggatAAG GAGATGACTCTTGAGGAGTTTGAGAAAATCAGGGAGGAAAAGAGGAAGGCACTTCTTGCCTTAAAGACTGAAGAGAGGAAGGTTGAAGTTGATAAGGATCTGCAGTCTATGCAGCCACTTTCCACCAAGAAAGGAAACGATGATGTTTTCATTAAATCG GGTTCTGATAAGGATGctctgaagaagaaagaaaacgcTGAACGCGATGAGCGTGCTAAGAAG TCTCTGAGCATCAATGAGTTCTTGAAACCTGCTGAAGGAGAAAGGTACTATGGTGGCCGTGGTCGCGGCAGGGGACGTGGAGACCGAGGGGGGTTCAGAGGGGGATATGGTGGGGGTAACCGTGCTCCACCGGCTGCTCCTGCAATTCAAGACCAAGCCGAATTTCCGTCGCTCGGTGGGAAGTGA
- the LOC133884719 gene encoding RGG repeats nuclear RNA binding protein A-like isoform X2 — MATVNPFDILGAVDNDDPAQLLAAAAVAKQKAEAKKSAAVTAGKGAQPAPAKLPTKPAPPAQAVRDSRSGGAPSRGGFGRGERGRGRGGRGYGQNREFGSEGANGFQGGYGAGGGARAGGEEGAQDRERGPRPPYHGGGGRRGGYHEFGDDSERSPRRTYERHSGTGRGYEMKREGAGRGNWGTTSDEILAQETEEGLKLDEKAPVPEKQGALEDAPEAENKDNKDATMNEEEEKEMTLEEFEKIREEKRKALLALKTEERKVEVDKDLQSMQPLSTKKGNDDVFIKSGSDKDALKKKENAERDERAKKSLSINEFLKPAEGERYYGGRGRGRGRGDRGGFRGGYGGGNRAPPAAPAIQDQAEFPSLGGK; from the exons ATGGCGACCGTCAACCCCTTTGACATCCTGGGCGCCGTCGACAACGACGACCCCGCGCAGCTGCTGGCCGCTGCCGCGGTTGCGAAGCAAAAGGCCGAGGCCAAGAAGTCGGCGGCGGTGACCGCCGGAAAGGGCGCGCAGCCAGCCCCCGCCAAGTTGCCAACCAAGCCTGCTCCACCTGCGCAGGCCG TGAGGGACTCTCGCAGTGGTGGTGCACCCTCCCGTGGTGGATTCGGGCGCGGTGAACGTGGCCGTGGCAGAGGTGGGCGAGGGTACGGTCAGAACCGTGAGTTCGGCAGCGAAGGTGCGAATGGGTTTCAGGGAGGATACGGTGCTGGAGGTGGTGCCAGAGCTGGAGGTGAAGAAGGCGCCCAGGACAGGGAGAGGGGCCCTCGGCCACCCTACCATGGAGGCGGAGGCCGGCGGGGTGGGtaccatgagtttggtgatgaCTCTGAAAGGTCGCCTCGGAGGACCTATGAGCGCCATAGCGGTACTGGCCGTGGGTATGAAATGAAGCGCGAGGGTGCAGGCCGTGGGAACTGGGGAACTACCAGTGATGAAATTCTTGCACA GGAAACTGAGGAAGGCCTGAAGCTGGATGAGAAGGCCCCTGTTCCTGAGAAGCAGGGTGCACTGGAGGATGCTCCAGAGGCAGAGAACAAGGATAACAAGGATGCCACTATgaatgaggaagaagaga AGGAGATGACTCTTGAGGAGTTTGAGAAAATCAGGGAGGAAAAGAGGAAGGCACTTCTTGCCTTAAAGACTGAAGAGAGGAAGGTTGAAGTTGATAAGGATCTGCAGTCTATGCAGCCACTTTCCACCAAGAAAGGAAACGATGATGTTTTCATTAAATCG GGTTCTGATAAGGATGctctgaagaagaaagaaaacgcTGAACGCGATGAGCGTGCTAAGAAG TCTCTGAGCATCAATGAGTTCTTGAAACCTGCTGAAGGAGAAAGGTACTATGGTGGCCGTGGTCGCGGCAGGGGACGTGGAGACCGAGGGGGGTTCAGAGGGGGATATGGTGGGGGTAACCGTGCTCCACCGGCTGCTCCTGCAATTCAAGACCAAGCCGAATTTCCGTCGCTCGGTGGGAAGTGA